The genomic stretch GACAGCAGCTGTTCGTCGGCAGGAGAAATTCGCATATCGCCGGATAATAACGTCGTTCCGCCCATTTTGCTCGGCGGACAAGGCGAATCCACCCTACCGAATGACGCCAATCCCGCGATAATGTGGGTTTCGCCAGCCGCGGCCCCGCGGACCGGCCTTGGACGGGAGACCCCTCATGAGCCTGATCGACACCCTCGCCCCGCTGCGCGCCCACGGCAAGGCCCGCACCACCGGCCTGGACGACGCCGTCATCCTGGATTTCGCCGCCCGCGATCCGCAGCTGGGCGAAGCCGTCGCCGCCGCGGTCGAAGAGTACGCGCGGATCCGCGACGAGTTCCCCGAGTTGCTGGCGCTGGACGAGAACGCCCAGGCCGCGCAGGTGCAGGCCGACTTCGTCAACTTCTACGCTGCCGACGCCGCCAACCCCTACGTGGCGCTTACCGCGCGCGGCCCGTGGATCGTCACCCTGAAGGGCGCGGTGCTGTACGACACCGGCGGCTACGGCATGCTGGGCCTGGGCCACGCGCCGCAGGCGGTGCTGGACGCGATGGCCAAGCCGCAGGCGATGGCCAACATCATGACCCCCAGCGTCTCCCAGCTGCGCTTTACCCGCGCCATGCGCCGGGAGATCGGCCAGACCCGCGGCGGCTGCCCCTATACCGCCTTCATGTGCCTGAACTCCGGCTCCGAATCGGTATCGCTGGCCTCGCGCATCGTCGACACCAACGCCAAGACCCAGACCGACGCCGGCGCACGCCACGCCGGCAAGGCGATCAAGCGACTGGTGGTGAAGGGCGCCTTCCACGGCCGCACCGAGCGCCCGGCGCTGTATTCCGACTCCAGCCGCAAGACCTACCTGCAGCACCTGGCCAGCTTCCGCGGCGAGGATTCGGTGCTGACCGTGGCGCCGTACGACAAGGACGCGCTGCGCAAGATCTTCGCCGAGGCCGATGCCAACGGCTGGTTCATCGAGGCGATGTTCCTCGAGCCGGTCATGGGCGAAGGCGATCCCGGCCGCAGCGTGCCGGTGGACTTCTACAACCTGGCCCGCGAACTGACCCGCGCCCACGGCGGCCTGCTGCTGGTCGACTCGATCCAGGCCGGCCTGCGTGCCACCGGCTACCTGTCGATCGTGGACTACCCCGGCTTCGAGCAGGTCGAGGCGCCGGACATGGAAACCTATTCCAAGGCGCTCAACGCCGGCCAGTACCCGCTGTCGGTGCTGGCGGTCAGCGCGGCCGCGGCGGACATCTACAAGCGCGGCCTGTACGGCAACACCATGACTGCCAACCCGCGCGCGCTGGACGTGGCCTGCACCGTGCTGGCCTCGCTCACGCCGGAGCTGCGCAGCAACATCCAGCAGCGCGGCCGCGACGCCGTGGCCATGCTGGAAGCGCTGCAGGCCGAACTGGGCGGCCCGATCACCAAGGTGCAGGGCACCGGCCTGCTGTTCTCCTGCGAGCTGACCAAGCAATTCAAGGGCTACGGCGCCGGCTCCACTGAGGAATGGATGCGCGAACACGGCATCGGCGTGATCCATGGCGGCGAAAACTCGCTGCGCTTCACTCCGCAGTTCGCGGTCACCAGGGAAGAGCTGGAACTGGTGGTCAACGTGGTCAAGCGCGCGCTGCTGGAAGGCCCGCGGGTGTCCCAGGCCGCGGCGGCCTGAACCGGCGTCGGCGACGTCGCAATGCAACGGGGCGGCCATTGGCCGCCCCGTTCGTTTGTGCGTCCCGGACAGCCCGCGTTGGCGCCGCATGGCGCCAGCAGGCGTCACTTGCCGAGGTAGCGCTGCAGCGCTTCCGCCGCGATCCGCCGCGCCTCGGCGGCATCGCCCCAGCCATGCAGCTCGACCGTCTTGCTGCCCGCCGGCAACTGCTTGTAGACGCGGAAGAATGCCTCGATGCGATCGATTTCGGCCTTCGGCAGGTCGGCCAGGTCGCGGATGCCGGCGTAGCTGGCGTCCACCTTGTCCACCGGCACACCGATGATCTTCTCGTCAGCCTCACCGCCGTCCACCAT from Thermomonas sp. XSG encodes the following:
- a CDS encoding aminotransferase class III-fold pyridoxal phosphate-dependent enzyme translates to MSLIDTLAPLRAHGKARTTGLDDAVILDFAARDPQLGEAVAAAVEEYARIRDEFPELLALDENAQAAQVQADFVNFYAADAANPYVALTARGPWIVTLKGAVLYDTGGYGMLGLGHAPQAVLDAMAKPQAMANIMTPSVSQLRFTRAMRREIGQTRGGCPYTAFMCLNSGSESVSLASRIVDTNAKTQTDAGARHAGKAIKRLVVKGAFHGRTERPALYSDSSRKTYLQHLASFRGEDSVLTVAPYDKDALRKIFAEADANGWFIEAMFLEPVMGEGDPGRSVPVDFYNLARELTRAHGGLLLVDSIQAGLRATGYLSIVDYPGFEQVEAPDMETYSKALNAGQYPLSVLAVSAAAADIYKRGLYGNTMTANPRALDVACTVLASLTPELRSNIQQRGRDAVAMLEALQAELGGPITKVQGTGLLFSCELTKQFKGYGAGSTEEWMREHGIGVIHGGENSLRFTPQFAVTREELELVVNVVKRALLEGPRVSQAAAA